In Nicotiana tabacum cultivar K326 chromosome 2, ASM71507v2, whole genome shotgun sequence, the following proteins share a genomic window:
- the LOC107765963 gene encoding uncharacterized protein LOC107765963: MGYMVYVELKKVITIIGKEVMARGSLIQGDIVQIDEANQRCNFDADDTLAIESVNSGGPIEVFELDTDLIISKTNQREVMVGQVYKDKATLKQVVEHYAISERFQFRVDRSNVIRFKASSINKSQMFRVREFNDKHTCPLKDKVYEQRQASSSFIGGMIRSKLTNHNRKYTPKDIIDNVKSDFGVDVSYMLTWRAKEKAMNFLRGELGDSYNKLPGPIVAVDESHLKSYYTGTFISASTLDGAGHILPLAYGVIDSENDAAWSWFFEQFKEAYDERENMCIVSDRNESIIKSISKVNPAVPYFSCIWHLWNNVYKKFRKSHSKLSEIYFSMAKAYTHAEFDSLMEKIEKVDIRVKEYLELAGYKKWDRLYAPVNRGWTMTSNIAESINVTLVSARELPIYDFLEEVRKMFGRWNCSNRKEASQTYTTLRKKNTKRCLL, encoded by the exons ATGGGTTACATGGTGTATGTAGAGTTGAAAAAAGTGATAACAATAATTGGCAAAGAAGTTATGGCTCGAGGTAGTTTAATTCAAGGCGACATTGTGCAAATTGACGAAGCAAATCAAAGGTGTAATTTTGATGCAGATGATACACTTGCTATTGAGTCTGTCAATTCAGGAGGACCAATTGAGGTGTTCGAATTGGACACAGATTTGATTATTTCAAAAACTAATCAAAGAGAGGTTATGGTTGGACAAGTATATAAGGATAAGGCTACATTAAAACAGGTGGTGGAGCATTATGCAATATCTGAAAGATTTCAATTTCGGGTTGATAGGTCTAATGTTATTAG GTTTAAGGCTTCTAGCATTAACAAATCACAAATGTTTAGAGTGAGAGAGTTCAATGATAAGCATACATGTCCGTTGAAGGATAAGGTGTATGAGCAACGTCAAGCAAGTAGTAGTTTTATCGGTGGTATGATTAGATCCAAGCTAACTAATCATAATAGGAAATATACCCCAAAGGATATAATTGATAATGTGAAATCAGATTTTGGTGTAGATGTTAGTTATATGTTGACGTGGCGGGCTAAAGAAAAAGCAATGAATTTTTTGAGAGGTGAACTGGGTGATTCATACAATAAATTACCAGG ACCGATTGTGGCTGTGGATGAAAGCCACCTAAAATCGTATTATACCGGGACATTCATCTCGGCCAGCACATTGGATGGTGCAG GTCATATACTGCCACTAGCATATGGTGTTATTGATTCAGAAAATGATGCTGCTTGGTCgtggttctttgagcaattcaaggaAGCATATGATGAGAGGGAAAACATGTGCATCGTTTCAGATAGGAATGAGAGTATCATCAAATCTATATCGAAAGTGAATCCAGCAGTACCATATTTTTCTTGTATATGGCATCTATGGAACAATGTATATAAGAAATTCAGAAAGAGTCATTCAAAGTTGAGCGAGATATACTTCTCGATGGCAAAAGCATACACACATGCTGAATTTGACAGTCTAATGGAGAAGATTGAGAAGGTAGATATTAGGGTGAAAGAATACTTGGAATTAGCTGGATACAAAAAGTGGGATAGGTTGTATGCACCTGTTAACAGGGGATGGACCATGACGTCAAATATTGCTGAGTCAATCAATGTCACACTTGTGTCAGCAAGGGAATTGCCAATATACGACTTTCTCGAAGAAGTTAGGAAGATGTTTGGACGTTGGAATTGCAGCAATCGGAAAGAAGCTTCACAAACATACACAACGCttagaaaaaaaaataccaaGAGATGCTTACTTTAA